From Haloglomus litoreum, the proteins below share one genomic window:
- a CDS encoding MaoC family dehydratase → MAQQDVRYFEDLEVGHETDCGSVEVTEEEMLEFAERYDPQPIHIDEEAAKRSMFGDIIASGWLTCALSARLLVKGYMNDNATLGGNGMDEVRWHQPVYAGDTLSVHVELVDKEAGDNPQFGHTTVLVTTTNQRDEEVLTMYGLGLVEKRGE, encoded by the coding sequence ATGGCACAGCAAGACGTGCGCTACTTCGAGGACCTAGAGGTCGGCCACGAGACGGACTGCGGGAGCGTCGAGGTCACCGAGGAGGAGATGCTGGAGTTCGCCGAGCGCTACGACCCCCAGCCCATCCACATCGACGAGGAGGCCGCGAAGCGGTCGATGTTCGGCGACATCATCGCCAGCGGCTGGCTGACGTGTGCGCTCTCGGCACGCCTGCTCGTCAAGGGCTACATGAACGACAACGCCACCCTCGGCGGGAACGGGATGGACGAGGTCCGCTGGCACCAGCCCGTCTACGCCGGCGACACGCTCTCGGTCCACGTCGAACTCGTCGACAAGGAGGCCGGCGACAACCCGCAGTTCGGCCACACGACCGTCCTGGTCACGACGACGAACCAGCGCGACGAGGAGGTGCTGACGATGTACGGCCTGGGACTGGTGGAGAAGCGCGGGGAGTGA
- the radA gene encoding DNA repair and recombination protein RadA encodes MSTTADLEELPGVGPATADKLKENGYDSYQSIAVASPAELSNKADVGESSASDIINAARDAADIGGFETGADVLSRREEIGKLQFLIDEVDELMGGGVETQSITEVYGEFGAGKSQVTHQLAVNVQLPQEYGGLEGRAIFIDSEDTFRPERIDEMVRGLPEDAIEAAMEAREIEGGANDEDALEALVEDVLDKIHVAKAFNSNHQILLAEKAQEIANEYEDDEYPVRLLCVDSLTAHFRAEYVGRGELANRQQKLNKHLHDLDRVGNLYNTAVIVTNQVQSNPDAFFGDPTKPIGGNILGHKSTFRVYLKKSKQDKRIVKLVDAPNLPDGEAVMRVKGEGLKPE; translated from the coding sequence ATGTCGACGACTGCTGACCTGGAGGAGCTGCCCGGTGTCGGACCAGCGACCGCGGACAAGCTCAAGGAGAACGGCTACGACTCGTATCAGAGCATCGCCGTCGCGAGCCCCGCCGAGCTCTCGAACAAGGCCGACGTGGGCGAGTCCTCCGCCTCCGACATCATCAACGCCGCCCGTGACGCCGCCGACATCGGCGGCTTCGAGACCGGGGCGGACGTGCTGAGCCGGCGCGAGGAGATCGGCAAGCTCCAGTTCCTCATCGACGAGGTGGACGAGCTGATGGGCGGCGGCGTCGAGACCCAGTCCATCACCGAGGTGTACGGCGAGTTCGGCGCCGGGAAGTCCCAGGTCACCCACCAGCTCGCGGTCAACGTCCAGCTCCCCCAGGAGTACGGCGGGCTGGAGGGGCGGGCCATCTTCATCGACAGCGAGGACACGTTCCGGCCCGAGCGCATCGACGAGATGGTCCGCGGGCTGCCCGAGGACGCCATCGAGGCGGCGATGGAGGCCCGCGAGATCGAGGGCGGCGCGAACGACGAGGATGCGCTCGAGGCACTCGTCGAGGACGTCCTCGACAAGATCCACGTCGCGAAGGCGTTCAACTCCAACCACCAGATCCTGCTGGCCGAGAAGGCCCAGGAGATCGCCAACGAGTACGAGGACGACGAGTACCCCGTCCGGCTCCTCTGTGTGGACTCGCTGACGGCGCACTTCCGCGCGGAGTACGTCGGCCGCGGTGAACTGGCCAACCGCCAGCAGAAGCTCAACAAGCACCTCCACGACCTCGACCGCGTCGGCAACCTCTACAACACGGCGGTCATCGTCACGAACCAGGTCCAGTCGAACCCGGACGCCTTCTTCGGTGACCCGACGAAACCCATCGGCGGCAACATCCTCGGCCACAAGTCGACCTTCCGGGTCTACCTGAAGAAGTCCAAGCAGGACAAGCGCATCGTCAAGCTCGTCGACGCGCCCAACCTCCCCGACGGCGAGGCCGTCATGCGCGTCAAGGGCGAGGGCCTCAAGCCCGAGTGA
- the endA gene encoding tRNA-intron lyase, translated as MEGQTRTDDIVRVPANARERFYDSRGYGRPAGAALDLAPVEAAHLLYRGDLDSVDGRGFREYLSVGDGLAVRFLVYKDLRDRGFYCSPTREGWSDAVGPDDAADFLVYPRGKGPWDGVVEHRVHVVGERTTIPADGLDGGVLAVVDEESEITYLDTSRAPVEGTTDHAPPTGVEATLLGDRVVAWDPPEALYEQGFYGQPLDRDDDAVQLSLVEAAYLAGDGVLDIEAGDEPDGRAAVIARGREAEGDRFDRRLAVYTALRDRGVVPKTGFKFGADFRTYAAVESVENLGHSELLVRVLPGEHAFAPRDLALDVRLAHGVRKEMVFALVDGTADDAGGPSIEWLRVQRLTP; from the coding sequence ATGGAGGGACAGACACGCACGGACGATATCGTCCGGGTGCCGGCCAACGCCCGCGAGCGGTTCTACGACTCGCGCGGCTACGGCCGGCCAGCGGGCGCCGCGCTGGACCTCGCGCCGGTCGAGGCCGCGCACCTGCTCTATCGGGGCGACCTCGATTCGGTCGACGGCCGGGGGTTCCGCGAGTATCTGAGTGTCGGTGACGGCCTCGCGGTTCGCTTTCTCGTCTACAAGGACCTCCGCGACCGCGGGTTCTACTGCTCGCCCACGCGCGAGGGCTGGAGCGACGCCGTCGGCCCCGACGACGCGGCCGACTTCCTCGTCTACCCGCGCGGGAAGGGGCCCTGGGACGGCGTCGTCGAGCACCGGGTCCACGTCGTCGGCGAGCGGACGACCATCCCGGCGGACGGGCTCGACGGCGGTGTCCTCGCGGTCGTCGACGAGGAGTCCGAGATCACCTACCTCGACACGTCCCGGGCACCCGTCGAGGGGACCACCGACCACGCGCCGCCGACCGGCGTCGAGGCGACCCTGCTGGGCGACCGCGTCGTGGCCTGGGACCCACCGGAGGCACTGTACGAGCAGGGATTCTACGGCCAGCCGCTCGACCGCGACGACGACGCCGTCCAGCTCTCGCTCGTCGAGGCCGCGTACCTCGCGGGCGACGGCGTACTCGACATCGAGGCGGGCGACGAACCCGATGGCCGCGCGGCCGTCATCGCCCGGGGACGCGAGGCGGAGGGCGACCGATTCGACCGCCGACTGGCGGTCTACACGGCGCTCCGGGACCGCGGCGTCGTCCCGAAGACGGGCTTCAAGTTCGGCGCCGACTTCCGGACCTACGCCGCGGTCGAGAGCGTCGAGAACCTCGGGCACTCCGAACTCCTCGTCCGCGTGCTCCCGGGCGAGCACGCGTTCGCGCCGCGGGACCTCGCGCTCGACGTGCGACTCGCGCACGGCGTCCGCAAGGAGATGGTGTTCGCGCTGGTCGACGGCACGGCGGACGACGCAGGCGGGCCGAGTATCGAGTGGCTCCGGGTCCAGCGGCTCACACCCTGA
- a CDS encoding endonuclease NucS, which yields MPDTEAVRVIAGESTTTFFTNSGGDGAWRPERKQHGRLVTVVKPDGTTLVHDASGYQPVAWLTRPEHVTVERERPASADGDRTVVTAVDGDSRLRVRVDAAARETHPTSASGEPVGTCDCGGTLVRDTGGVACVACEARYGLPAGATVTEESCPDCGLPRFRVERGHAFTVCLDRTCESLDRAVTAAFDAEFDCPDCGEPLRVLRRGGLILGCDAYPDCTFSATVPDGVLAGECGCGLPTYEPRAGDGGERCLAAGCEEVPEPGGTGTREGDSVEILNS from the coding sequence ATGCCCGACACCGAAGCGGTCAGGGTCATCGCGGGGGAGAGCACGACCACCTTCTTCACGAACAGCGGCGGTGATGGCGCGTGGCGGCCCGAGCGCAAGCAGCACGGCCGGCTCGTCACCGTCGTCAAACCCGACGGGACCACGCTCGTCCACGACGCGAGCGGCTACCAGCCCGTCGCGTGGCTCACACGGCCCGAACACGTGACCGTCGAGCGCGAGCGCCCCGCGAGCGCCGACGGCGACCGGACGGTCGTCACCGCGGTCGATGGGGACAGTCGCCTCCGGGTCCGGGTCGATGCTGCCGCACGCGAGACGCACCCGACCTCGGCGTCGGGCGAACCGGTCGGGACCTGCGACTGCGGCGGCACGCTCGTCCGGGACACCGGCGGGGTCGCGTGCGTGGCGTGCGAGGCACGCTACGGCCTGCCGGCGGGTGCGACCGTCACGGAGGAGTCGTGTCCGGACTGTGGCCTCCCTCGGTTCCGGGTCGAGCGCGGCCACGCGTTCACCGTCTGTCTGGACCGGACCTGCGAGTCGCTCGACCGGGCCGTCACTGCCGCGTTCGACGCCGAGTTCGACTGCCCGGACTGCGGCGAGCCGCTGCGCGTGCTCCGCCGGGGCGGGCTCATCCTGGGCTGTGACGCCTACCCCGACTGCACGTTCTCGGCCACCGTCCCCGACGGCGTGCTGGCCGGCGAGTGTGGCTGTGGCCTCCCGACGTACGAACCGCGGGCGGGTGACGGCGGGGAACGCTGTCTGGCCGCCGGCTGCGAGGAGGTGCCTGAACCGGGCGGGACAGGCACCCGTGAAGGAGACTCCGTTGAAATCCTCAACAGCTGA